One segment of Streptomyces sp. NA02950 DNA contains the following:
- a CDS encoding VWA domain-containing protein produces the protein MALALCLALLGTATACGSGDEESTTLHVLASSELRDMEPLLDDLRRDTGVDLDMEYKATVDAGDGLTPGAYHHDLAWLSSDRYFQLRLKESRGTSKPLSTTTMLSPVVVGVKPEMASALRARAKGGQVSWADIADAAAAGSMRFGMADPKRTNSGLSALVGVATAAAGTGSALRAEDISCDRLRGFRTGQKLTADTSAELREQYIAHQDRLDALITYESELLSLNAGGKLHENLEIIYPKDGMVLSDYPLLLLDPAKREAYDKVVNWLKSASTQKRIMERTLRRPLGADVRRDPRLRADIGNALYFPDQRAVVDQLVEDYGDPRLPTAHHVIFLLDFSTSMRGARVASLRTAFAGLSGADTSATGKFVRFYQGERITVMRFGGRVLVERDVTVGGRRDLDAIKAFVAGDDFDNSTAIWSALDHAYGKASDIARDHPGQPISIVLMTDGKNTSGITRQEFERRYAARAETVRGVATFPLRFGEADTAELTRAARTTGGHMVDANARSLPDAFKEIRGC, from the coding sequence GTGGCTCTCGCGCTCTGTCTGGCCCTGCTCGGCACGGCCACCGCCTGTGGCTCCGGTGACGAGGAGTCCACCACCCTGCATGTGCTGGCGAGTTCGGAGCTGCGGGACATGGAGCCGCTGCTGGACGACCTGCGCCGGGACACGGGGGTGGACCTGGACATGGAGTACAAGGCCACCGTGGACGCCGGGGACGGGCTGACACCCGGCGCCTACCACCACGACCTGGCCTGGCTCTCCTCCGACCGGTACTTCCAGCTCAGGCTCAAGGAGTCCAGGGGCACCTCGAAGCCCCTCTCCACCACGACCATGCTCTCCCCCGTGGTCGTCGGCGTGAAACCGGAGATGGCAAGCGCCCTCCGTGCGAGGGCCAAGGGCGGGCAGGTGTCCTGGGCGGACATCGCCGATGCCGCCGCCGCGGGCTCGATGCGCTTCGGCATGGCCGACCCCAAACGCACCAACAGCGGCCTCTCCGCGCTCGTCGGCGTCGCCACCGCCGCGGCCGGGACCGGCAGCGCCCTGCGCGCCGAGGACATCTCCTGCGACCGGCTGCGCGGCTTCCGCACCGGCCAGAAGCTCACCGCGGACACCAGCGCCGAGCTGCGCGAGCAGTACATCGCCCACCAGGACCGGCTGGACGCCCTGATCACCTACGAATCGGAGCTGCTCTCGCTCAACGCCGGCGGCAAGCTCCACGAAAACCTGGAGATCATCTATCCGAAGGATGGCATGGTGCTGTCCGACTACCCCCTGCTCCTCCTCGACCCGGCCAAGCGCGAGGCGTACGACAAGGTGGTGAACTGGCTCAAGAGCGCCTCGACGCAGAAAAGGATCATGGAGCGCACGCTGCGCCGGCCGCTCGGCGCAGATGTGCGCAGGGACCCGAGACTGCGGGCGGACATCGGCAACGCGCTGTACTTCCCGGACCAGCGAGCCGTCGTGGACCAACTGGTCGAGGACTACGGCGATCCCCGGCTGCCCACCGCCCACCACGTGATCTTCCTCCTCGACTTCTCCACCTCGATGCGGGGCGCGCGGGTGGCCTCGCTGCGCACGGCGTTCGCCGGGCTCAGCGGTGCCGACACCTCGGCCACGGGGAAGTTCGTGCGGTTCTACCAGGGTGAGCGGATCACCGTGATGCGCTTCGGGGGCCGCGTGCTCGTCGAGCGCGATGTCACCGTCGGCGGGAGGCGGGACCTGGACGCCATAAAGGCTTTCGTCGCGGGCGACGACTTCGACAACTCCACCGCCATCTGGTCCGCGCTGGACCACGCCTACGGGAAGGCGTCCGATATCGCCCGCGACCACCCCGGACAGCCCATCTCCATCGTCCTCATGACGGACGGCAAGAACACCTCCGGCATCACCCGCCAGGAGTTCGAGCGCCGGTACGCGGCACGGGCGGAGACGGTCCGCGGTGTCGCCACCTTCCCGCTGCGGTTCGGCGAGGCGGACACCGCAGAGCTGACCCGGGCGGCGCGTACGACCGGCGGGCACATGGTGGACGCGAACGCCCGCTCCCTTCCCGACGCCTTCAAGGAGATCCGTGGCTGTTGA